From Pontibacter actiniarum, a single genomic window includes:
- a CDS encoding M16 family metallopeptidase translates to MLDRTKAPEIHEIDAVNIQIAEVTHLSNGARLHAIKSETQPVIRLDFVFKAGKWFEDKKGVSDIAAKMLLEGSLNHTAKQIADKVAFYGASFENNHGYDRSEFTLYCLAKYTSELLPLVLDVLQNPVFPEEEFNLLKQRTVQSLKVQRQKNNYLATHSFTQQVYGKGHAYTFGFDDGVLEAISKEDVEAYYRNRFITQELEVFACGAIDDLMQQDLVKEISNLQLQPSATSATTPSHSISGAASKFNLVPVEESLQSSIRIGKRFPEISHPDYQKLLVLNEVLGGYFGSRLMRNIREDKGYTYGIYSAMSPKEQDSLFFIGTDVNYAVTENTIEEVLKEVKLLQQEEISASELETVKNYMLGKFLNDINTIFDQCDRYKRIVLHQLPQEHYNNYVTTVRTVTAAELQALATTYLKEEDFYTSVAGRKA, encoded by the coding sequence ATGCTTGATAGAACAAAAGCTCCTGAAATACATGAAATAGATGCCGTTAACATCCAGATCGCCGAGGTGACACACCTTAGCAACGGAGCACGACTGCATGCTATCAAAAGCGAAACCCAGCCTGTTATCAGGCTGGATTTTGTTTTTAAAGCCGGTAAATGGTTTGAGGATAAGAAAGGCGTCTCGGATATAGCGGCAAAAATGCTGCTGGAGGGGAGCCTCAACCATACGGCAAAACAAATTGCTGACAAGGTAGCCTTCTACGGCGCCTCGTTTGAGAATAACCACGGCTACGACCGCTCTGAGTTTACGCTGTACTGTTTGGCTAAGTATACCTCTGAGCTCCTGCCACTTGTACTGGACGTGCTGCAGAACCCTGTGTTCCCGGAAGAAGAGTTTAACCTGCTGAAGCAGCGTACAGTACAATCGCTAAAAGTGCAGCGGCAGAAGAACAACTACCTCGCCACCCACAGCTTTACGCAGCAAGTATATGGCAAAGGCCATGCCTACACCTTCGGGTTTGACGATGGCGTACTGGAGGCCATTAGCAAGGAGGATGTGGAAGCCTACTACCGTAACAGGTTTATCACACAAGAACTGGAAGTGTTTGCCTGTGGTGCTATAGATGACCTGATGCAGCAGGACCTGGTAAAGGAGATTTCAAACCTCCAGCTGCAGCCTTCGGCCACATCGGCTACTACTCCTTCCCATAGTATTAGTGGTGCTGCCAGCAAGTTCAACCTTGTTCCGGTAGAGGAGAGTCTGCAGTCTTCCATACGTATAGGAAAGCGCTTCCCTGAGATCAGCCATCCGGACTACCAGAAGCTGCTCGTGCTGAATGAGGTGCTGGGCGGGTACTTTGGCTCCAGGTTGATGCGTAACATACGCGAAGATAAAGGCTACACATATGGCATCTACTCTGCCATGTCACCCAAAGAACAGGACAGCCTATTCTTTATTGGCACAGACGTGAACTACGCGGTAACTGAAAATACCATAGAAGAAGTGCTGAAGGAAGTAAAACTGTTGCAGCAGGAGGAAATATCAGCCTCTGAGCTGGAAACAGTGAAGAACTACATGCTTGGTAAGTTCCTGAACGACATTAACACCATCTTTGATCAGTGTGACAGGTATAAGCGCATTGTACTGCACCAGCTGCCTCAGGAGCACTACAACAATTATGTTACCACTGTCAGGACTGTGACAGCAGCAGAATTGCAAGCCTTGGCTACGACCTATCTGAAGGAAGAGGACTTTTATACTTCCGTTGCAGGTAGAAAAGCATAG
- a CDS encoding DUF2480 family protein produces the protein MSEEIVNRVAQSALVTLNLELLLHPGERVVYDIKDNLFQGLILREKDFRAFVKEHDWSQYAGKNVAIICSVDAIVPTWAYMLLASKLQGHANYYVFGDLEALEQALMQEAIAKVDIEEYRDAKVVVKGCGSEPVPTYAYVEVMRKLLPVAASIMYGEPCSTVPLYKKPKGA, from the coding sequence ATGTCAGAAGAAATAGTAAACAGAGTGGCGCAAAGTGCGCTGGTTACGCTGAACCTGGAGCTGCTGCTGCACCCAGGCGAGCGCGTGGTGTATGATATAAAAGATAACCTCTTTCAGGGGCTAATTCTGAGGGAGAAGGATTTTCGCGCCTTTGTAAAAGAGCACGACTGGTCGCAGTATGCTGGGAAGAATGTCGCCATCATTTGCTCTGTGGATGCGATAGTGCCAACCTGGGCGTACATGCTTCTGGCGTCTAAACTGCAGGGGCATGCCAACTACTACGTGTTCGGCGATTTGGAAGCACTTGAGCAGGCGTTAATGCAGGAGGCAATTGCCAAAGTAGACATAGAAGAGTACAGAGACGCTAAAGTTGTAGTGAAAGGCTGTGGCAGTGAGCCCGTACCAACCTATGCCTATGTGGAAGTAATGCGAAAGCTCTTACCCGTTGCCGCCAGCATTATGTACGGGGAGCCGTGCAGTACAGTCCCTTTATATAAGAAGCCAAAGGGCGCGTAG